Proteins encoded by one window of Glycine soja cultivar W05 chromosome 15, ASM419377v2, whole genome shotgun sequence:
- the LOC114388588 gene encoding uncharacterized protein LOC114388588 gives MPLDPAAATTTASRPISPLPQPQQQHHHHYPSQQQTLPILAPNPHFVYPFAPKGVRAADHAGVSAAFPPPSMMYSGGVRGVPLDYFSHALHVGRPPTHVPFPHAAPAASPPVKKAAARSAVADVNGGKDTNTREKSSEDTFIVVRDRKVRVTDDASLYALCRSWLRNGINEESQPQQKDVIKALPKPLPASMVASYLSNKKEDEKDEDEKEENEQSVEHLSPQDLLKRHIKRAKNVRARLREERLQRITRYRSRLRLLLPPAIEQCRNDTAAGN, from the exons ATGCCTCTCGACCCCGCCGCCGCCACAACCACCGCATCGCGACCCATCTCGCCGCTCCCCCAGCCGCAGCAGCAGCACCACCACCATTACCCTTCCCAGCAACAAACCCTCCCAATTCTTGCCCCAAACCCCCACTTTGTCTACCCCTTCGCGCCCAAAGGCGTCAGAGCCGCCGATCACGCCGGCGTCTCCGCCGCGTTCCCGCCGCCGTCCATGATGTACAGCGGCGGCGTTCGCGGCGTGCCCTTGGACTATTTCAGCCACGCCTTGCACGTGGGTCGGCCGCCGACTCACGTGCCGTTCCCTCACGCCGCACCCGCCGCTTCGCCTCCCGTTAAAAAG GCTGCTGCTCGCTCCGCGGTTGCTGATGTCAATGGCGGTAAAGATACGAATACGAG GGAAAAAAGCAGCGAGGATACCTTCATTGTTGTTAGAGATCGAAAA gtCAGAGTAACGGACGATGCTTCTCTATATGCACTTTGTAGATCATGGTTGAGAAATGGTATAAATGAAGAAAGCCAG CCACAGCAGAAAGATGTAATTAAGGCTCTTCCTAAACCATTGCCTGCATCTATGGTGGCTAGTTATCTGTCAAACAAGAAAGAggatgaaaaagatgaagatgAGAAGGAAGAG AATGAGCAGTCTGTTGAGCACTTGTCACCTCAAGATCTATTGAAGAGACATATTAAACGTGCCAAAAATGTTAGAGCAcg TTTAAGGGAAGAACGGTTACAACGTATCACAAGGTACAGAAGTAGGCTTAGGCTTTTGCTTCCTCCAGCCATTGAACAGTGTAGAAATGACACAGCTGCTGGGAACTGA
- the LOC114388510 gene encoding protein FLX-like 1 has translation MSGRNRGQPLPPPHAAGLSPPLHDQLYGARAHHHHHLVGPVPPHPHHLLEDFRDSQLGLGPPRGGPIPLHPAAIIEERLAAQHQDIQGLLGDNQRLAATHVALKQELEAARHELQRVAHFRDSLRADTEARMPELHDKAAQLEAELCGAEAARTELLQVRADVKELTAVRQDLSGQVQAMTQDLARMTTDAKRVPALRADVEAMKQELQCARAAIEYEKKGFAENYEHGQVMEKKLVAMAREMEKLRAEIANAEKRARAAVAAGNPGQGYNANYGNADAGYAGNPYPSIYGMNPVQPGVENFPHYGPGPAAWGAYDMQRAQGHR, from the exons ATGTCGGGCCGGAACCGCGGACAACCCCTTCCTCCGCCGCACGCGGCGGGGCTGTCGCCGCCGCTCCACGATCAGCTATACGGCGCGCGGgcccaccaccaccatcatctaGTGGGCCCCGTCCCTCCCCATCCCCACCACCTTCTAGAAGACTTCCGCGACTCGCAGCTAGGGCTGGGCCCGCCGCGAGGTGGGCCCATCCCGCTGCATCCGGCGGCGATCATCGAGGAGCGCCTGGCCGCCCAGCACCAGGACATCCAGGGCCTGCTGGGCGACAACCAGCGCCTGGCCGCCACCCACGTGGCCCTCAAGCAGGAGCTCGAGGCCGCCCGGCACGAGCTCCAGCGCGTGGCGCACTTCCGCGACTCGCTCCGGGCCGACACCGAGGCCCGCATGCCCGAGCTCCACGACAAAGCGGCCCAGCTCGAGGCCGAGCTCTGCGGCGCCGAGGCCGCCCGCACCGAGCTCCTCCAGGTCCGAGCAGATGTCAAGGAGCTCACTGCCGTCCGCCAGGACCTGTCCGGACAGGTGCAGGCCATGACGCAGGACTTGGCCCGCATGACCACCGATGCCAAACGGGTTCCGGCGCTGAGGGCCGATGTGGAGGCCATGAAACAAGAGTTGCAGTGTGCAAG GGCTGCCATTGAGTATGAGAAGAAGGGATTTGCAGAAAACTATGAACATGGTCAAGTGATGGAGAAGAAATTGGTTGCGATGGCTCGGGAGATGGAGAAGCTTCGTGCGGAGATTGCCAATGCAGAGAAAAGAGCACGGGCTGCTGTAGCGGCTGGGAATCCAG GTCAAGGGTATAATGCAAATTATGGCAATGCTGATGCTGGATATGCGGGAAATCCTTACCCTAGCATTTATGGCATGAATCCA GTACAGCCTGGAGTGGAGAATTTTCCTCATTATGGACCTGGGCCTGCTGCTTGGGGTGCATATGACATGCAACGAGCTCAAGGACACCGATAA